From one Eucalyptus grandis isolate ANBG69807.140 chromosome 9, ASM1654582v1, whole genome shotgun sequence genomic stretch:
- the LOC120288064 gene encoding UDP-rhamnose/UDP-galactose transporter 6-like — protein MTSKRVDAYDYTPVAVMFIILSCTIAVGTNLSQFICIGRFTAVSFQVIGHMKTILVLIMGFLFFGKEGLNLQVVIGMIIAVVGMISVWQCVI, from the exons ATGACAAGCAAGAGAGTTGACGCTTATGACTACACCCCAGTTGCTGTG ATGTTTATTATTCTATCATGCACCATTGCTGTGGGGACTAATCTCAGCCAGTTCATCTGCATCGGTAGATTTACTGCTGTTTCTTTCCAAGTAATTGGCCATATGAAGACTATCCTTGTCTTGATCATGGGCTTCCTCTTCTTTGGGAAGGAGGGTCTCAATCTCCAAGTAGTCATCGGCATGATCATAGCTGTAGTTGGAATGATCTCGGTATGGCAATGCGTCATCTAA